A single genomic interval of Halalkalibaculum roseum harbors:
- a CDS encoding PaaI family thioesterase, protein MYVQEKIRDKVDRFMDVSQKNMGDALGIKFLSFKEDEVKGSMPVNENTVQPFGILHGGASVALAETLASIGAWLHAGESETAVGVEINANHIRAIKKGEKVIGTAVPVKTGRKVHVWEVKIHTEEGKLVCVSRCTLMIISRES, encoded by the coding sequence ATGTACGTACAAGAAAAAATCAGGGATAAAGTGGATCGCTTCATGGATGTCTCCCAAAAGAACATGGGCGATGCTCTTGGTATAAAGTTTCTATCATTTAAAGAAGATGAGGTCAAGGGATCCATGCCCGTCAATGAAAATACCGTTCAGCCTTTCGGAATCCTGCATGGCGGGGCTTCAGTGGCTCTTGCCGAGACCCTGGCTTCTATCGGTGCATGGCTTCATGCCGGGGAATCTGAGACGGCAGTAGGTGTTGAAATCAATGCAAATCATATACGGGCTATAAAAAAAGGAGAAAAGGTGATCGGTACCGCGGTGCCTGTTAAAACCGGCAGAAAAGTCCATGTCTGGGAGGTCAAGATACACACCGAAGAGGGCAAACTGGTCTGCGTCTCGCGGTGTACGTTGATGATTATTAGTCGTGAGTCATGA
- a CDS encoding class I adenylate-forming enzyme family protein produces the protein MDYNELQQKIDHARSLSHDSLPELPYVDFRELLEKRMTESESYLVYIDENDNRREFTYRQFCDKVYGVARHLQKHGLRRGDRVATISHNHWQTVVQYFASWLLGLVVVPVNLGEDDERIAYILENAKVELAFIRKEYRGRISNIFRDNDALKNVETILCEETVYNYWDKEGELKLEDGSLAESEALIVYTSGTTGPPKGVVLSQRNLLEDARSIAEWHDIDADTRMMCVLPIHHVNGTVVTLLTPFLAGGSAVLNQRFRVKAFFPTIRQEEVHIVSMVPTLLQYLNSHYAEQDYKTCASLRHVICGAGPLTVKVAETFEERFGIRIIHGYGLSETTCYSCFLPLDIQDREHKKWRSDFGYPSIGVPIPANEMEIHDTEGNPVGENERGEIVIRGVNVMLGYYNNKEANEKAFKYGWFRSGDEGFYVKDDEDRPYFFITGRIKELIIRGGVNLAPLEIDEVINKAPGVKAGIAVGFENDWYGEEVGAYVQLKEGAKKDEEAILEFCRDHLPFSKAPKVVVFGDEIPVTSTGKYQRRNVAHHFEEWKETQFRKEGSE, from the coding sequence ATGGATTATAATGAACTTCAGCAGAAAATTGATCACGCCCGTAGTTTAAGTCACGATTCTCTACCCGAGCTACCCTATGTTGATTTCAGGGAGCTGTTGGAAAAGAGAATGACGGAGTCTGAATCGTACCTGGTATATATCGATGAGAATGACAACCGCAGAGAATTTACCTACAGGCAATTTTGTGACAAAGTGTATGGTGTTGCCAGGCATCTTCAAAAACACGGTCTGAGACGGGGCGACCGGGTAGCTACGATTTCCCATAATCACTGGCAAACGGTTGTACAATATTTTGCATCCTGGCTATTGGGGCTGGTGGTTGTTCCGGTTAATCTGGGGGAGGATGACGAAAGAATTGCCTACATCCTGGAAAATGCCAAGGTGGAACTGGCGTTTATACGAAAGGAATACCGCGGGCGTATCAGCAATATATTCCGGGATAACGATGCGCTGAAGAATGTCGAGACCATTTTGTGCGAAGAGACTGTGTACAATTATTGGGATAAAGAGGGTGAGCTTAAACTGGAAGACGGCAGCCTTGCCGAATCTGAAGCGCTCATCGTATATACTTCCGGAACTACCGGTCCGCCGAAAGGAGTGGTGCTGAGTCAACGCAATCTCCTGGAAGATGCTCGTTCTATTGCCGAATGGCATGATATTGATGCTGATACAAGAATGATGTGCGTGCTGCCAATTCACCATGTGAACGGGACGGTGGTAACCTTGCTGACTCCTTTTCTGGCCGGTGGATCTGCGGTTCTCAACCAGCGATTTCGGGTAAAAGCTTTTTTCCCAACCATCAGGCAAGAGGAGGTGCATATTGTAAGTATGGTACCAACTCTGCTGCAATATTTAAACAGCCACTATGCTGAGCAAGACTATAAAACATGCGCTAGTCTGCGACACGTAATCTGCGGTGCCGGTCCGTTAACGGTTAAGGTAGCAGAGACCTTTGAAGAACGCTTTGGTATTCGAATTATTCACGGGTATGGTCTCTCGGAAACTACCTGCTACTCCTGTTTTTTGCCGTTGGATATTCAGGATAGAGAACATAAGAAGTGGCGCAGTGACTTTGGTTATCCGAGTATAGGAGTGCCCATCCCGGCAAATGAGATGGAGATTCATGATACCGAAGGGAATCCGGTGGGGGAAAACGAGCGGGGCGAGATCGTCATTCGGGGTGTGAATGTGATGCTTGGCTATTACAACAACAAGGAAGCTAATGAAAAGGCCTTTAAGTACGGATGGTTCAGAAGCGGGGATGAGGGGTTCTACGTTAAGGACGATGAAGATCGCCCCTACTTCTTTATTACCGGACGCATCAAGGAACTGATCATACGCGGAGGGGTTAACCTGGCCCCTCTGGAAATTGATGAAGTAATCAATAAGGCTCCCGGAGTTAAGGCTGGCATCGCTGTGGGTTTTGAAAACGATTGGTATGGGGAGGAGGTAGGAGCCTATGTACAGCTAAAGGAAGGCGCTAAAAAAGATGAAGAAGCCATCCTGGAATTCTGCAGGGACCATTTGCCCTTTTCCAAGGCCCCGAAAGTAGTAGTCTTCGGAGATGAAATACCGGTGACATCCACAGGAAAGTACCAGAGAAGGAATGTTGCCCATCATTTTGAGGAATGGAAGGAGACGCAGTTTCGGAAGGAGGGGAGTGAGTAG
- a CDS encoding four helix bundle protein: protein MNRFKNLHIWKRSIALATEIYGITSKFPPDEKFGLCAQIRRCVVSISSNIAEGAGRNTKKDFNRFLSIAYGSLYELETQLTIAANLDYLNNSEKEILSDEITELQKMVYSFSKTLH from the coding sequence ATGAATAGATTCAAAAACTTACATATTTGGAAACGTTCTATTGCTTTGGCGACTGAAATTTATGGGATAACATCTAAGTTTCCACCCGATGAGAAATTTGGGTTGTGTGCCCAAATAAGAAGATGTGTTGTATCAATTAGCTCAAATATTGCAGAAGGTGCAGGTAGAAATACCAAGAAAGACTTCAATCGATTCCTTAGCATTGCTTACGGATCGTTATATGAGCTCGAAACACAGCTGACTATTGCTGCTAATTTAGATTACTTGAATAATTCTGAGAAAGAAATTCTTAGCGACGAAATAACCGAACTTCAAAAAATGGTGTACTCGTTTTCAAAGACTTTACACTAA